A genomic stretch from Desulfotignum balticum DSM 7044 includes:
- a CDS encoding hemerythrin domain-containing protein has product MKSTDQLKNEHEGIKIVFRVLRKMCESLQSNQTIDTGHFEGILEFFEIFVDKCHHGKEEDLLFPAMEQAGIPRQGPIEAMLSEHTTGRGHIKAIRRKFARFQSGDTAVSEALADECEQYILLMLDHIYKENNILYPMGEARFSREIDEKLYQDFDTLETERIGTGKHEAFHQMIDELTQIYLD; this is encoded by the coding sequence ATGAAATCCACGGACCAGCTGAAAAATGAGCATGAAGGAATAAAGATCGTATTTCGTGTGCTCAGAAAAATGTGTGAATCCCTTCAATCAAATCAAACCATTGACACCGGCCATTTTGAGGGAATCCTGGAATTTTTTGAAATATTTGTGGACAAATGCCATCACGGGAAAGAAGAAGACCTGCTGTTTCCAGCCATGGAACAGGCCGGCATTCCCAGGCAGGGACCCATTGAAGCCATGCTGTCGGAACACACCACCGGCCGGGGCCATATCAAAGCCATCCGCCGGAAATTTGCCCGGTTCCAGTCCGGGGACACCGCTGTATCCGAAGCCCTGGCCGATGAATGCGAACAATACATCCTGCTGATGCTCGACCACATCTACAAAGAAAACAACATTCTGTATCCCATGGGAGAAGCCCGTTTTTCCCGGGAAATCGATGAGAAACTGTATCAGGACTTTGACACCCTTGAAACCGAAAGAATCGGCACGGGCAAACATGAAGCC